Proteins co-encoded in one Homoserinimonas aerilata genomic window:
- a CDS encoding single-stranded DNA-binding protein — protein MAGETIVTVVGNLTADPELRYTTNGLAVANFTIASTPRTFDKRTNEWVDGDALFLRASVWREFAEHVAGSLTKGSRVIATGRLKQRSYETDKGEKRTSFEIEIDEIGPSLRYATAAVTRTQSSRGGAGATTEHTEQWAAAAPAPPTAGTVQGDAWNTPAYPDETPF, from the coding sequence ATGGCAGGCGAAACGATTGTGACCGTCGTCGGGAATCTCACGGCCGATCCCGAGCTCAGGTACACGACCAACGGTTTGGCGGTAGCAAACTTCACCATCGCGTCAACGCCCCGCACCTTCGATAAGCGCACGAATGAGTGGGTTGACGGCGACGCCCTGTTCTTGCGTGCATCTGTGTGGCGCGAGTTCGCCGAGCATGTCGCAGGGTCCCTGACGAAGGGTTCTCGGGTCATCGCCACAGGGCGGCTCAAGCAGCGCTCGTACGAGACCGACAAGGGCGAGAAGCGAACGTCGTTCGAGATCGAGATTGACGAGATCGGCCCGTCGCTGCGATACGCGACCGCGGCCGTAACCCGCACCCAGTCCAGTCGCGGTGGCGCGGGCGCCACGACAGAACATACCGAGCAGTGGGCAGCCGCGGCGCCCGCGCCACCGACTGCCGGCACGGTTCAGGGCGACGCGTGGAACACGCCCGCCTACCCCGACGAGACACCGTTCTGA
- a CDS encoding HNH endonuclease: MSAFPPAVLRALKKRSKGLCEGCGLNEATEAHHCQFRSRGGPDTLGNALHLCGWGNHTGCHGVAHSGHKGEALGWAIRSKHDPLLVPKFRTFDATWWRFDNDGGKEQIHPIGAVDYLVLIGAIREGMVG; the protein is encoded by the coding sequence GTGAGCGCATTCCCCCCGGCGGTTCTCCGGGCACTCAAGAAACGGTCTAAGGGGCTGTGCGAGGGCTGTGGGCTGAATGAGGCAACTGAGGCCCACCACTGCCAATTCCGGTCCCGTGGTGGTCCTGACACCCTCGGCAACGCCTTGCACCTGTGCGGCTGGGGGAATCACACCGGCTGCCATGGTGTCGCCCACTCCGGACATAAAGGAGAGGCGCTCGGCTGGGCGATCCGGTCGAAGCATGACCCGCTGCTGGTGCCGAAGTTCCGCACGTTCGATGCCACCTGGTGGCGGTTCGACAACGACGGCGGCAAGGAACAGATCCACCCGATCGGCGCTGTCGATTATTTGGTGCTCATCGGAGCAATACGAGAAGGGATGGTGGGCTGA